From the Brienomyrus brachyistius isolate T26 unplaced genomic scaffold, BBRACH_0.4 scaffold39, whole genome shotgun sequence genome, one window contains:
- the LOC125722513 gene encoding uncharacterized protein LOC125722513, which produces MEGTEAGVSMMDMLNGGEENVCEVGVNVEEVKGGGGKSTGNAVEYVVSQVGRTWLEPIQEEDLEEDEETDEELQEAEDTDAATVDSWQCMAAYVARIWLQTLQEDGPEENEEADVVFQQAEDADATTLVRFQCMVASEDRSQLLTIPEEGPEEEDETEVMKTDKTKEDADAAEKIYSEEVSFHVNAEDLSEDDTEKSHKKKKKMKWCFFCCPLPFRRISKRQ; this is translated from the coding sequence atggaggggacagaggctggtgttagtatgatggatatgctaaatggaggtgaggagaatgtatgtgaggtgggagtgaatgtggaggaggttaagggaggaggagggaaaagtacagggaatgctgtggaatatgtggtgtcacaagtaggcagaacttggctagaacccatccaggaggaagaccttgaggaagatgaagaaacagatgaggagcttcaggaagcagaagacactgatgctgccacagtggacagttggcagtgcatggcggcatatgtagccagaatatggctgcagactttacaggaagatggacctgaggaaaatgaagaagctgatgtggtattccagcaggcagaagatgctgatgctaccacactggtcaggtttcagtgtatggtggcatctgaagacagatcacagctactgactataccagaagaaggacctgaggaagaggacgaaactgaagtgatgaagacagataaaacaaaagaagatgctgatgctgccgagaagatctacagtgaagaagtatcattccatgtgaatgccgaagatctttctgaagatgatactgagaagagccacaagaagaagaagaagatgaagtggtgcttcttctgctgtcccctgcctttcagaagaattagcaagaggcagtaa